A genome region from Osmerus mordax isolate fOsmMor3 chromosome 27, fOsmMor3.pri, whole genome shotgun sequence includes the following:
- the ptgs2b gene encoding prostaglandin G/H synthase 2 — translation MGMNRSIAAVLLLTLGILVCEGGNPCCSQPCQNRGVCTAMGADDYECDCTRTGYYGQNCTTPEFFTWMKITLKPTPNTVHYLLTHFKGLWNIINNISFLRDAIMRYVLTSRSHLIDSPPTYNADYHYKSWEAYSNLSYYTRTLPPVPKHCPTPMGVVGKKELPDASMLAEKLLQRRAFIPDPQGSSLMFAFFAQHFTHQFFKSDMKKGPAFTKAQGHGVDLSHIYGDTLERQHKLRLMKDGKMRYQVVDGEVYPPLVSEVGVEMHYPPHIAQSDRFAVGHEAFGLVPGLMMYATIWLREHNRVCDIMKEIHPDWDDDRLFQTARLILIGETIKIVIEDYVQHLSGYHFKLKFDPELLFKQQFQYQNRISSEFNTLYHWHPLMPDSFLIEDQEYNYKQFVFNTSVVTEHGINHLVDSFTKQVSGRVAGGRNVPGAVMYVAIKSIENSRKMRYQSLNAYRKRFSMKPYSSFEDITGEKEMAALLEEMYGHVDAVELYPGLLVEKPRENAIFGETMVEMGAPYSLKGLMGNPICSPEYWKPSTFGGNVGYDIVNTASLQRLVCNNVKGPCPVASFQVPDVKETGSFTINLSTAQAGGREVNPTVILKERSTEL, via the exons ATGGGAATGAACAGAAGCATAGCTGCGGTTCTACTTTTGACACTGGGCATACTTGTCTGCGAAGGGG GTAATCCTTGCTGCTCACAACCATGCCAGAACCGCGGTGTGTGTACAGCTATGGGAGCCGATGACTACGAGTGCGACTGTACGCGGACAGGATATTACGGCCAGAACTGCACCACAC CTGAATTCTTCACGTGGATGAAAATCACACTGAAGCCGACTCCCAACACGGTGCATTACCTTCTCACCCATTTCAAAGGACTCTGGAACATTATCAACAACATTTCTTTCCTCAGAGACGCTATCATGAGATATGTGCTGACAT CTCGATCGCATCTAATCGACAGCCCTCCCACATACAACGCAGATTATCACTACAAAAGCTGGGAAGCTTACTCCAATCTCTCCTACTATACCCGCACCCTGCCTCCGGTCCCCAAACACTGTCCTACCCCAATGGGGGTAGTAG GGAAGAAGGAGTTACCGGATGCTTCCATGCTGGCTGAGAAGCTTCTCCAGAGGAGAGCCTTTATCCCCGACCCCCAGGGCTCCAGCCTTATGTTTGCCTTCTTCGCCCAGCACTTCACCCATCAGTTCTTCAAGTCAGACATGAAGAAGGGGCCTGCCTTCACCAAAGCCCAGGGTCACGGG GTGGATCTTTCTCATATTTACGGGGACACCTTGGAGAGACAGCACAAACTCAGACTCATGAAGGACGGCAAGATGAGATATCAG GTggtggatggagaggtgtaCCCCCCTCTGGTGAGCGAGGTCGGTGTGGAGATGCACTACCCCCCTCACATCGCCCAATCAGATCGCTTCGCCGTGGGACACGAGGCGTTCGGATTGGTCCCGGGACTGATGATGTATGCCACCATCTGGCTGCGTGAACACAATCGTGTGTGTGATATTATGAAGGAGATCCATCCTGACTGGGATGATGATAGGCTCTTCCAGACCGCTCGCCTCATTCTGATTG GTGAGACCATCAAGATCGTAATCGAGGACTACGTCCAGCATCTAAGCGGTTACCACTTCAAGCTCAAGTTCGACCCAGAGCTTCTCTTCAAGCAGCAGTTCCAGTACCAGAACCGCATTTCATCCGAGTTCAACACCTTGTATCACTGGCACCCTCTGATGCCTGACAGCTTCCTCATCGAAGACCAGGAGTATAACTACAAGCAGTTTGTCTTCAACACATCGGTGGTGACAGAGCACGGCATCAATCACCTTGTGGATTCCTTCACCAAGCAGGTGTCTGGACGG GTCGCCGGAGGCCGGAACGTTCCAGGAGCCGTCATGTACGTGGCCATCAAGTCCATCGAGAACAGCAGGAAGATGCGCTACCAGTCCCTCAACGCCTACAGGAAGCGATTCTCCATGAAACCCTACAGCTCCTTTGAAGACATTACAG gagagaaggagatggctGCACTGCTGGAGGAAATGTATGGACATGTGGATGCCGTGGAGCTCTACCCAGGCCTGCTGGTGGAGAAGCCCAGAGAAAACGCCATCTTTGGGGAGACGATGGTTGAGATGGGAGCCCCCTATTCCCTGAAAGGTCTGATGGGAAACCCCATCTGCTCTCCAGAGTACTGGAAGCCCAGCACCTTTGGTGGCAACGTGGGCTATGATATCGTTAACACAGCTTCCCTGCAGAGGCTAGTATGCAACAACGTCAAGGGCCCGTGTCCCGTGGCGTCCTTCCAAGTGCCTGATGTAAAAGAAACAGGGTCCTTCACCATCAACTTAAGCACAGCACAGGCAGGTGGGAGGGAAGTCAATCCAACTGTCATTCTGAAAGAAAGGTCCACTGAGCTATAA